CGGATCTGGTTTGGCTTCAAGAAAATTCTGCTTCGGGAGGTCGCGCCGCAATGGGCTCCATGTTTCGATTGACCACGGACAAAATTCTGCCCCAGGCCGGCCAACGCGTGCTCAAGGCCTACGACGCGGCCCGGCTCCTCGAAGCCCAGGAAATTCTGGACCGCGCCGGGGAACGCGCCCGGGACATCCTGCGCGAGGCGGAGGAGGCGTACACCCAGCAGCGCCAGCAAGGCTACGAGGACGGCAAGACCGAAGGCAAGCTTGAACATGCCGAAAAGATGATGGAAACGATCCTGTCCTCGGTGGAATTCATCGAGGGCAT
The Deltaproteobacteria bacterium genome window above contains:
- a CDS encoding HrpE/YscL family type III secretion apparatus protein, with protein sequence MGSMFRLTTDKILPQAGQRVLKAYDAARLLEAQEILDRAGERARDILREAEEAYTQQRQQGYEDGKTEGKLEHAEKMMETILSSVEFIEG